One region of Trichosurus vulpecula isolate mTriVul1 chromosome 1, mTriVul1.pri, whole genome shotgun sequence genomic DNA includes:
- the LOC118834590 gene encoding alpha-enolase-like produces MSILKIQAREIFDSRGNPTVEVDLYTEKGLFRAAVPSGASTGIHEALELRDNDKTHYMGKGVSKAVEHINETIAPTLVSKKVNVVEQEKIDKLMIEMDGTENKSKFGANAILGVSLAVCKAGAAEKGVSLYRHIADLAGNAEVILPVPAFNVINGGSHAGNKLAMQEFMILPVGAANFKEAMRIGAEVYHNLKSVIKQKYGQDATNVGDEGGFAPNILENKEALDLLKSAISKAGYTDKVVIGMDVAASEFFRSGKYDLDFKSPDDPSRYISPSELGDLYKSFVKDYPVVSIEDPFDQDDWGAWKDFTATAGIQVVGDDLTVTNPKRIEKAVNEKACNCLLLKVNQIGSVTESLQACKLAQSNGWGVMVSHRSGETEDTFIADLVVGLCTGQIKTGAPCRSERLAKYNQLLRIEEELGSKAKFAGRNFRNPQAK; encoded by the coding sequence atgtctattTTGAAGATCCAAGCAAGAGAGATCTTCGACTCTCGTGGAAACCCCACTGTTGAAGTTGATCTCTACACTGAAAAAGGTCTCTTCCGAGCTGCTGTGCCCAGTGGGGCTTCTACTGGTATCCATGAGGCCCTGGAGCTCCGAGACAATGATAAGACCCACTACATGGGGAAGGGTGTCTCAAAAGCGGTTGAGCACATCAATGAAACTATTGCCCCGACCCTGGTTAGCAAGAAAGTGAATGTTGTGGAGCAGGAGAAGATCGACAAATTGATGATAGAGATGGACGGCACTGAAAATAAATCTAAATTTGGTGCAAATGCCATATTGGGAGTGTCTCTGGCTGTTTGTAAGGCCGGAGCTGCTGAGAAGGGTGTCTCCCTGTACCGTCATATTGCTGACCTTGCAGGCAATGCTGAAGTCATCCTTCCAGTTCCAGCCTTCAACGTGATCAACGGTGGCTCCCATGCTGGTAACAAGCTGGCCATGCAGGAGTTCATGATCCTCCCTGTTGGAGCGGCAAACTTTAAGGAGGCCATGCGCATTGGAGCTGAGGTCTACCACAACCTGAAGAGTGTGATTAAGCAGAAATATGGACAGGATGCCACCAATGTAGGGGATGAGGGTGGCTTTGCTCCTAATATCCTGGAGAATAAAGAAGCTCTGGACCTGCTAAAGTCTGCTATTAGTAAGGCTGGCTACACTGATAAGGTCGTAATTGGTATGGATGTTGCTGCCTCAGAATTCTTCCGATCTGGGAAATATGACTTGGACTTCAAGTCTCCTGATGATCCCAGCAGATACATCTCCCCTTCTGAGCTTGGGGACCTCTACAAGAGCTTCGTCAAGGACTATCCCGTGGTGTCTATTGAAGATCCCTTTGACCAGGATGATTGGGGAGCTTGGAAGGATTTCACTGCTACTGCAGGCATCCAGGTGGTAGGGGATGATCTCACAGTGACCAATCCCAAGCGCATTGAAAAGGCTGTGAACGAGAAAGCCTGCAACTGCCTCCTCCTCAAAGTGAACCAGATTGGCTCCGTGACTGAATCTCTCCAGGCGTGCAAGCTGGCCCAGTCCAATGGCTGGGGAGTGATGGTTTCTCATCGTTCTGGGGAGACTGAAGATACCTTCATTGCAGACCTGGTGGTGGGCCTCTGCACTGGGCAGATCAAGACCGGTGCCCCCTGCCGATCTGAGCGTCTGGCCAAGTATAACCAGCTTCTCAGAATTGAGGAAGAGCTGGGCAGCAAGGCTAAAtttgctggaaggaacttcagaaaccCTCAGGCCAAGTAA